A single genomic interval of Gossypium raimondii isolate GPD5lz chromosome 11, ASM2569854v1, whole genome shotgun sequence harbors:
- the LOC105801818 gene encoding LOW QUALITY PROTEIN: ABC transporter C family member 10-like (The sequence of the model RefSeq protein was modified relative to this genomic sequence to represent the inferred CDS: substituted 2 bases at 2 genomic stop codons) encodes MEDLWTMFCGDFTCSYSEGKLCHSIFWHFTHPSSCINQGTITCFNIVLLIMLLFNMIQKPLPKPVAVPARFRNYSALQMASAIVNGCLGMVYLCLGIWILIENVRKTQTVLPMNWWLLALFRGCTWLVVGLIVSLKGHQLPKTPLRILSILTFIFAAIICILSIFAAILNGIVTITIVLDALSLPGAILLLLCAYKGYGYEDGDQNTNESGLYDPLSADHNGSTKAACTGQVTQFATAGCFSKLSFWWLNPLMKKGGEKTLQDEDIPKLSEAERAESCYLLFSYQLNKQMQSKPSSQASILKTIILCHRREIFVSGFFALLKIVTVSSGPLLLNAFILVAEGKGNFKYEGYLLAIALFFAKSLESLSQRQWYFRTKLIGLKVRSLLTAAIYKKQLRLSNAARLMHSSGEITNYVTVDAYRIGEFPFWFHQTWTTSLQLCIALVILFQAVRLAMIAALVAIILTVLCNTPLAKLQHRFQSKLMGAQDERLKASSEALINMKALKLYAWENHFKKVIENLRAEEYKWLSAVQLRKAYNSFLFWSSPVLVSAATFAACYYLKIPLHASNVFTFVATLRLVQDPVKSIPDVIGIVIQAKVAFERVVKFLEAPELQNANVRQRCDMENNDLSISIKSGDFSWEENSSKPNLRNITLEIRMGEKVAICGEVGSGKSTLLATILGEIPNVQGSIQVFGKIAYVSQTAWIQTGTIQDNILFGSAMDRQRYEETLERCSLVKDLQSFPYGDLAEIGERXVNLSGGQKQRIQLARALYQDADIYLLDDPFSAVDAHTATSLFNEYVMEALSGKAVLLVTHQVDFLPAFDSVLLMSDGEILQAAPYHHLLDSSREFQDLVNAHKETAGYGSVVEARSSVSNGTSTREIKKSYVEKLFKPSKGGQLIKQEEREKGDSGFKPYIQYLNKNKGFLLFSISVLTHILFMGGQILQNSWMAANVDSPNVSTLKLIEVYLVIGVFSTLFLLFRSLSIVTLGISSSKSLFSHLLNSLFRAPMSFYDSTPLGRILSRVSSDLSIVDIDIPFSLIFTIAATVNTCSNLAVLAVVTWQVLFVSIPIIYVAIRLQKYYFSTAKELMRINGTTKSLVANHLAESIAGAITIRAFDEEERFFAKCLDLIDTNASPFFHSFSANEWLVQRLETLSYVVLASAALCMVLLPSGTFSSGFIGLALSYGLSLNLSLVSSIYYQCTIENHIISVERINQYMYIPSEAPEIIEENRPPYNWPAMGKVDICDLQIRYRLNAPLVLXGISCTFQGGHKIGIVGRTGSGKTTLISALFRLVEPAAGKIVVDGIDISTIGLHDLRSRFGIIPQDPTLFNGTVRYNLDPLSQHTDQEIWEVLDKCQLREAVQEKEEGLYSLVVEDGSNWSMGQRQLFCLGRALLRRSRVLVLDEATASIDNATDLILQRTICAEFADCTVITVAHRIPTVMDCTMVLAISDGKLMEYDEPTKLMEREGSLFGQLVKEYWSQYHSAESR; translated from the exons ATGGAGGATTTATGGACTATGTTTTGTGGGGATTTCACTTGTTCTTATAGTGAAGGAAAGCTATGCCATTCTATTTTTTGGCATTTCACCCATCCCTCTTCTTGCATTAATCAAGGGACCATAACTTGTTTCAATATTGTGCTATTAATCATGCTCTTATTCAACATGATTCAGAAACCATTGCCGAAACCGGTTGCAGTTCCTGCTCGGTTTCGAAATTATTCTGCTTTACAGATGGCTTCAGCCATTGTTAATGGTTGTCTCGGAATGGTGTACttgtgcttaggcatttggaTTTTGATAGAGAATGTGAGGAAAACACAGACTGTTTTGCCTATGAATTGGTGGTTGCTAGCTTTGTTTCGGGGCTGCACATGGTTAGTGGTAGGTTTAATTGTGAGCCTTAAGGGTCATCAACTTCCCAAGACACCACTTCGTATACTTTCGATTCTCACCTTCATATTTGCGgcaattatttgtattttatcgATTTTTGCTGCTATTTTGAATGGAATAGTCACGATAACAATAGTTTTAGATGCTTTATCATTACCTGGGGCAATATTGTTGCTATTATGTGCTTACAAGGGATATGGATATGAAGATGGTGATCAGAACACCAATGAATCTGGCCTTTATGACCCTTTAAGTGCTGATCACAATGGCAGTACCAAAGCTGCTTGCACTGGGCAAGTTACCCAATTTGCCACAGCTGGTTGCTTTAGTAAACTATCCTTTTGGTGGTTGAACCCTTTGATGAAAAAAGGTGGGGAGAAGACTCTTCAGGATGAAGATATACCTAAGTTAAGTGAGGCAGAGAGAGCGGAAAGCTGCTATTTGTTGTTCTCATACCAATTGAACAAGCAAATGCAATCCAAGCCATCATCACAGGCATCTATTTTGAAGACCATAATTTTATGCCACAGAAGAGAGATTTTTGTGTCTGGCTTTTTTGCATTGTTGAAGATAGTAACTGTTTCCTCTGGTCCACTGCTTCTTAATGCTTTCATTTTGGTTGCTGAGGGAAAAGGAAATTTCAAATACGAAGGTTATTTATTGGCCATTGCTCTCTTCTTTGCAAAAAGTTTAGAATCCTTATCACAAAGACAATGGTACTTTCGAACCAAACTAATAGGTCTTAAAGTAAGGTCTTTACTCACTGCAGCTATATATAAGAAGCAACTGAGATTATCCAATGCTGCAAGGTTGATGCACTCGAGTGGTGAGATAACAAATTATGTTACAGTTGATGCCTATAGGATTGGAGAATTTCCTTTCTGGTTCCATCAGACATGGACAACAAGCCTTCAGCTATGCATTGCTCTAGTGATTCTCTTCCAAGCCGTTAGACTAGCCATGATTGCAGCTCTAGTTGCTATCATTCTCACTGTGCTATGCAATACTCCACTAGCCAAGTTACAGCACAGGTTTCAAAGCAAGCTAATGGGTGCACAAGATGAGAGGCTTAAGGCTAGTTCTGAGGCTCTTATAAACATGAAGGCGCTGAAGCTGTATGCGTGGGAGAACCATTTTAAGAAAGTTATTGAGAATTTAAGGGCAGAGGAATACAAATGGCTATCAGCAGTGCAGTTGCGAAAAGCATACAATAGCTTTCTCTTTTGGTCTTCCCCTGTTTTGGTTTCTGCTGCTACCTTTGCTGCTTGTTATTACTTGAAAATTCCTCTGCATGCTAGTAATGTCTTCACTTTTGTGGCCACATTACGTCTTGTTCAGGATCCTGTAAAATCTATACCTGATGTTATCGGAATAGTCATTCAAGCAAAGGTTGCATTTGAGCGTGTTGTGAAGTTCCTCGAGGCACCAGAGCTGCAGAATGCAAATGTCAGGCAAAGATGCGATATGGAGAATAACGACCTATCCATTTCCATTAAATCAGGAGACTTTTCCTGGGAAGAGAATTCTTCAAAACCCAATCTAAGAAACATAACATTAGAGATTAGGATGGGGGAAAAAGTGGCCATATGTGGAGAAGTTGGCTCTGGTAAATCAACCCTTTTAGCCACAATTCTTGGAGAAATCCCTAACGTCCAAGGATCT ATTCAAGTATTTGGAAAGATTGCTTATGTTTCTCAAACAGCTTGGATTCAAACAGGAACAATACAAGATAACATATTATTTGGATCTGCCATGGATAGGCAACGATATGAAGAAACACTTGAGAGGTGTTCCTTGGTGAAGGACCTACAATCGTTTCCCTATGGTGATCTAGCTGAAATAGGCGAACGATGAGTGAATCTTAGTGGTGGTCAGAAACAGCGAATTCAACTTGCTCGAGCTCTCTATCAGGATGCTGATATATACCTCTTAGATGATCCATTCAGTGCTGTGGACGCCCACACAGCTACAAGTTTATTTAAT GAATATGTTATGGAAGCATTATCAGGGAAGGCAGTATTACTTGTGACCCATCAAGTTGATTTCCTACCTGCTTTTGATTCTGTTTTG TTAATGTCAGATGGGGAGATCCTGCAAGCAGCTCCTTATCATCACTTATTAGACTCCAGTCGAGAATTTCAGGACCTTGTTAATGCACACAAAGAAACTGCTGGGTATGGAAGCGTTGTTGAAGCAAGATCTTCAGTGAGTAATGGAACATCCACTAGAGAGATCAAGAAGAGTTATGTGGAAAAACTGTTTAAACCATCTAAAGGTGGTCAATTGATTAAGcaagaagaaagggaaaaaggaGATTCCGGGTTTAAGCCATATATACAATATCTCAATAAAAACAAAGGGTTTTTGTTGTTCTCCATTTCTGTTTTAACTCACATTTTGTTTATGGGCGGTCAGATATTGCAAAACTCTTGGATGGCTGCTAATGTTGACAGTCCTAATGTTAGCACATTGAAACTGATCGAAGTTTACTTGGTGATTGGTGTTTTCTCAACACTATTCTTGCTATTTAGATCTCTTTCCATAGTTACCTTGGGTATTAGTTCCTCAAAATCTCTATTTTCACACCTGCTAAATTCCCTTTTTCGTGCACCTATGTCATTCTACGACTCCACTCCTTTGGGAAGGATACTAAGTCGG GTATCTTCTGATCTGAGCATTGTTGATATTGATATCCCATTCAGCTTAATCTTCACCATTGCGGCTACCGTAAATACTTGTAGCAATCTTGCAGTTCTGGCTGTTGTTACTTGGCAAGTCCTATTTGTTTCAATACCAATTATCTATGTAGCAATTCGCTTACAG AAATATTACTTTTCCACGGCAAAAGAGTTGATGAGGATAAATGGCACAACCAAATCCTTGGTAGCAAATCATCTAGCTGAGTCAATAGCTGGAGCCATTACAATAAGGGCTTTTGATGAGGAAGAACGGTTCTTTGCAAAGTGCCTTGACCTCATCGACACTAATGCTAGTCCGTTCTTCCACAGTTTTTCGGCAAACGAATGGTTGGTCCAGCGGTTAGAGACACTTAGTTATGTTGTTCTTGCCTCTGCCGCACTCTGCATGGTTTTGCTTCCTTCTGGGACTTTCAGTTCTG GGTTTATCGGTTTGGCGCTTTCTTATGGTCTTTCATTGAATTTGTCCCTTGTATCTTCGATTTACTACCAATGCACTATTGAAAATCACATCATTTCTGTAGAAAGGATTAATCAATACATGTATATACCAAGTGAAGCCCCTGAAATTATAGAGGAGAATCGTCCTCCTTACAATTGGCCAGCTATGGGTAAAGTGGATATCTGTGATTTACAG ATCAGATATCGGCTCAATGCACCACTAGTTCTTTGAGGAATCAGTTGCACATTTCAAGGAGGGCACAAGATTGGTATCGTTGGCCGAACTGGTAGTGGGAAGACAACTCTAATCAGTGCTTTATTCCGTCTGGTAGAGCCAGCTGCAGGGAAGATTGTAGTCGATGGCATTGACATCTCTACTATTGGCCTTCACGATCTAAGGTCACGGTTTGGAATAATACCACAGGATCCTACCCTTTTTAATGGAACTGTTAGATACAATTTGGATCCTCTATCCCAACACACTGACCAAGAGATATGGGAg GTTCTTGATAAGTGTCAACTTCGGGAAGCTGTTCAGGAAAAAGAAGAGGGACTGTACTCCTTAG TTGTGGAAGATGGATCCAATTGGAGCATGGGACAACGACAACTATTTTGTTTAGGCCGTGCTCTGTTGAGGAGAAGTCGAGTATTGGTGCTTGATGAAGCAACAGCATCGATTGATAATGCAACCGACTTGATTCTGCAAAGAACTATTTGTGCTGAATTTGCAGATTGTACTGTTATCACAGTGGCACACAGGATACCAACTGTCATGGATTGCACGATGGTACTTGCCATCAGTGATG GCAAACTGATGGAGTATGATGAGCCGACGAAGTTAATGGAAAGAGAAGGTTCACTGTTCGGGCAACTTGTTAAGGAATACTGGTCTCAGTATCACTCTGCAGAATCGCGTTGA
- the LOC105801817 gene encoding pentatricopeptide repeat-containing protein At1g52640, mitochondrial — MALSKTRPLQSMFRSFHNYKPILRFSSLTHQQQPTFPPLSNLVNEISRVLSDHRSPHHDLDHSLTTFSSHISSQLVEQVLKRCKNLGFSAHRFFLWAAKIPGFQHSDTSYRILVDVLGSNQQFAILWDFLVEIRDSKQFESNPEIFWLVFKAYCRANLPGDAIRAFDRMVEFGIKPSVDDVDKLLFLLCKKKFVKHAQGFFDRAKHEFEVSAKSYSILLRGWADIGEVGQARKVFDEMLQRGCSIDVLAYNSLLEALCKGGCVDEAYKMFREMGSNGIEPNACSYSVFIRAYCEANDIHAAFKVLDRMRRYNLVPNLFTYNCIIKKLCKNDKIDEAYQLLTEMIERNINPDTWSYNVILAYHCEHSEVNRALRLISRMQKNDCLPDKHTYNMSLKLFIRIGRFDKATELWESMADRGFYPSVSTYAVMVHGLCKKRGKLEEACKYFEMMVDEGIPPYFSTVELLRNRLLRFGLSESVEILANKMARSTSCSIQELENAMRGKTTYRRTRSEETELESE, encoded by the coding sequence ATGGCTCTCTCCAAAACCAGACCACTGCAGTCTATGTTTCGCTCATTCCACAACTACAAACCCATTCTTCGCTTCTCTTCTCTCACCCATCAACAACAGCCTACTTTTCCACCATTATCGAACCTCGTAAACGAAATCTCTCGCGTACTAAGCGACCACAGGAGCCCTCACCATGACTTAGACCACTCTCTTACCACATTCTCATCTCATATATCATCTCAACTAGTCGAACAAGTCTTGAAACGTTGTAAGAATCTCGGGTTTTCCGCCCACAGATTCTTTCTTTGGGCTGCAAAAATTCCGGGTTTTCAACACAGTGATACAAGCTATCGTATTTTGGTTGATGTATTAGGAAGTAACCAACAGTTTGCTATTTTATGGGATTTCTTGGTAGAAATTAGAGATAGTAAACAATTTGAGTCAAACCCGGAAATTTTCTGGCTTGTTTTTAAAGCTTATTGTAGAGCAAATTTGCCTGGTGATGCGATCAGGGCTTTTGATAGGATGGTGGAGTTTGGAATCAAACCTAGTGTTGATGATGTCGAtaaacttttgtttttgttatgtAAAAAGAAATTTGTAAAACACGCCCAAGGGTTTTTTGATAGAGCTAAGCACGAGTTTGAGGTTAGTGCAAAAAGTTACAGCATTTTGTTGAGGGGTTGGGCAGATATTGGTGAAGTTGGTCAGGCACGTAAGGTGTTTGACGAAATGCTCCAACGAGGCTGTTCAATCGATGTTCTTGCTTATAATAGCTTGTTGGAAGCCTTATGCAAAGGTGGTTGCGTGGATGAAGCTTATAAGATGTTCAGAGAAATGGGTTCGAATGGGATTGAGCCAAATGCTTGTAGTTACTCTGTTTTCATTCGTGCATATTGTGAGGCAAATGATATTCATGCGGCTTTCAAGGTGCTCGATAGAATGAGAAGATACAATCTTGTACCAAATTTGTTCACTTACAATTGTATTATCAAAAAGCTTTGCAAGAATGATAAAATTGATGAAGCTTACCAGCTTCTAACTGAGATGATTGAGAGGAATATTAATCCAGATACATGGAGTTACAATGTGATCTTGGCTTATCATTGTGAACATTCTGAGGTTAATAGAGCTCTTAGATTGATTTCAAGAATGCAGAAAAATGATTGTTTGCCAGATAAACACACTTACAATATGTCACTAAAGTTGTTCATTCGTATAGGAAGATTCGACAAGGCAACCGAGTTGTGGGAGAGTATGGCAGATAGAGGATTTTATCCTTCGGTCTCAACTTATGCCGTTATGGTTCATGGTTTATGTAAAAAGAGAGGTAAGTTAGAGGAGGCATGCAAATATTTCGAGATGATGGTCGATGAGGGTATTCCTCCGTATTTTTCAACCGTCGAGTTATTGAGGAATCGATTGTTGAGGTTTGGGCTATCAGAAAGTGTTGAGATACTTGCTAATAAGATGGCTCGAAGCACTTCTTGTTCGATACAAGAGCTAGAAAATGCTATGAGAGGTAAAACAACATATAGAAGAACAAGAAGTGAAGAAACAGAGCTTGAAAGTGAGTAA
- the LOC105801816 gene encoding probable membrane-associated kinase regulator 6 — METAQPIISIESFSYSWLVNLRPSLDSLDRASFDIASCDETASFIEMDPTMPPSKRFFSNPQDFMFDFPIPQPPPSALALVHADELFSNGYIAPFFVNPLKMEAYKEVSRSSPTGERSVQHELIPDSKPNRLVCLRKCRIRLSKRMFLKYLGFLITLCRRIRRFNTSKKVETVVGVSVVYNEWRKPFDFENSIYEAVLHCKQSNGK, encoded by the exons ATGGAAACTGCTCAACCCATCATCTCCATCGAAAGCTTTTCATATAGTTGGTTAGTTAACCTAAGACCTTCATTAGATAGTTTAGATAGAGCTTCATTTGATATTGCATCATGTGATGAAACAGCTTCTTTCATTGAAATGGACCCAACAATGCCACCTTCTAAGAGATTCTTTTCAAATCCTCAagattttatgtttgattttcCGATCCCACAACCTCCTCCTTCAGCTCTCGCCCTTGTTCATGCCGATGAGCTCTTTTCGAATGGCTATATCGCGCCGTTCTTTGTTAACCCTTTGAAAATGGAAGCATACAAAGAGGTTTCCAGGTCATCTCCGACGGGGGAAAGATCAGTTCAACATGAACTGATTCCAGATAGTAAACCGAATCGCCTTGTTTGTTTGAGGAAGTGTCGAATAAGATTGTCCAAGAGAATGTTTTTGAAATACTTGGGTTTTCTTATAACGTTATGTAGAAGAATTAGAAGGTTCAACACAAGTAAAAAAGTCGAAACCGTTGTTGGAGTGAGTGTTGTATATAATGAGTGGCGAAAGCCATTTGATTTCGAAAACTCGATTTACGAAGCGGTTCTTCATTGCAAACAATCAAACG GAAAATGA
- the LOC105801815 gene encoding S-type anion channel SLAH2 codes for MNQDEQRDYFELQETEYPETVPSVLKHKSSKQVVLESEASGLSNTISAMQSISISMPSAGNKIITVVDENAQGFSINGVGGDSCPPLETLGNNAEPKAVMFLSRPMSKGSSIGEADNDSQRFKDKNFDSFKTWSGKLERQITSLSGRSRKFDSEEESTQNPENEPLPVDRYFDALEGPELETLRSTEEIMLPDDKTWPFLLRFPISSFGICLGVGSQSVMWKALASTTSTRFLHISLTANLILWWIAVALVAVVSSIYLLKVILYFEAVRREYYHPIRVNFFFAPWISLLFLSLGLPPSVSSNLPEPLWYILMTPILCLELKIYGQWMSGGQRRLSKVANPSNHLAIVGNFVGALLGASMGLKEGPIFFFAVGLAHYLVLFVTLYQRLPTNETLPKELHPVFFLFVAAPSVASMAWAKIRGSFDYGSRIAYFIALFLYFSLAVRVNFFRGFKFSLAWWAYTFPMTGAAIATMQYSSMVTNVLTQTLAVILSLVATLTVTSLLVTTMLHAFVLRDLFPNDVAIAISDRKPKHHRKWFHIRHGGSEWSKDIETFLKFANTSNNDIEAALNISNDEAKRV; via the exons atgAATCAAGATGAACAACGGGATTATTTTGAGTTGCAGGAAACGGAATACCCAGAAACAGTTCCATCGGTTCTTAAACATAAATCTTCAAAACAAGTCGTTTTA GAAAGTGAAGCATCTGGTTTGTCGAACACAATTAGTGCTATGCAATCTATTTCAATCAGCATGCCATCGGCAGGTAACAAGATTATTACCGTTGTTGATGAAAATGCACAAGGTTTTAGCATTAATGGAGTTGGTGGTGATTCTTGTCCGCCATTAGAGACACTCGGTAACAATGCCGAGCCGAAAGCGGTCATGTTTCTGTCTCGGCCGATGTCGAAAGGATCGAGTATCGGTGAGGCGGATAACGATAGTCAAAGGTTCAAGGATAAAAACTTTGATTCTTTCAAAACATGGTCCGGGAAACTCGAAAGACAGATAACGAGTTTAAGCGGAAGGTCTCGGAAATTCGATTCGGAAGAAGAGTCTACGCAAAATCCCGAGAATGAACCCTTGCCAGTTGATCGATACTTTGATGCGTTGGAAGGACCAGAGTTGGAAACCTTGAGG TCTACAGAGGAGATTATGCTACCGGACGACAAAACTTGGCCTTTCCTCCTTCGGTTTCCGATATCTTCGTTCGGTATTTGTCTTGGAGTAGGCAGCCAATCTGTAATGTGGAAAGCCTTGGCCTCTACTACATCAACAAGGTTTCTTCACATAAGCTTGACAGCAAATCTCATCCTATGGTGGATAGCTGTGGCACTAGTCGCCGTTGTTTCTTCAATATACTTATTGAAAGTGATCTTATACTTCGAAGCCGTTCGTCGTGAGTATTACCACCCGATCAGGGTCAACTTTTTCTTTGCCCCTTGGATATCGCTTTTGTTCTTATCTCTTGGACTGCCACCTTCGGTCTCATCGAACTTGCCTGAGCCTCTTTGGTACATTCTTATGACACCAATATTGTGTTTGGAGCTTAAAATCTACGGACAGTGGATGTCGGGTGGTCAAAGGAGGCTTTCGAAAGTGGCTAACCCTTCGAACCATCTCGCAATCGTCGGGAACTTTGTTGGGGCATTGTTGGGTGCATCAATGGGGCTTAAAGAAGGGCCTATATTTTTCTTTGCTGTTGGACTGGCTCattatttagtcctttttgtaaCACTTTATCAAAGGCTTCCAACAAATGAAACACTCCCAAAAGAGCTCCATCCTGTATTCTTCCTTTTTGTTGCAGCACCGAGCGTTGCTTCGATGGCATGGGCTAAAATCCGAGGCTCCTTCGATTACGGATCACGGATAGCTTACTTCATTGCCTTGTTCCTTTATTTCTCACTG GCGGTTCGGGTTAACTTTTTCCGAGGATTCAA ATTCTCGTTGGCTTGGTGGGCCTACACATTCCCGATGACCGGTGCCGCCATCGCGACCATGCAATACTCAAGCATGGTGACGAATGTATTAACTCAAACTCTCGCCGTCATACTCTCTCTTGTTGCTACACTCACAGTAACATCCCTTCTAGTAACGACTATGCTGCACGCCTTTGTCCTACGGGACCTCTTCCCTAATGACGTCGCCATTGCCATTAGTGACCGAAAACCAAAACATCATAGGAAGTGGTTTCATATCCGACATGGAGGGTCGGAATGGAGTAAAGACATCGAAACATTCTTGAAATTCGCAAACACCAGCAACAACGATATAGAAGCTGCCTTAAATATATCCAATGATGAAGCTAAACGAGTGTAA